From Pan paniscus chromosome 9, NHGRI_mPanPan1-v2.0_pri, whole genome shotgun sequence, the proteins below share one genomic window:
- the TP53AIP1 gene encoding p53-regulated apoptosis-inducing protein 1 isoform X2 — translation MGSSSEASFRSAQASCSGARRQGPGRGDQSLSVMPPNGRAQTHTPGWVSDLLVLGAQVHGGCRGIEALSVSSGSWSSATVWILTVQ, via the exons ATGGGATCTTCCTCTGAGGCGAGCTTCAGATCTGCTCAAGCTTCCTGCAGTGGGGCCAGGAGGCAGGGCCCGGGCAGGGGAGACCAGAGCCTCTCGGTGATGCCTCCGAATGGCAGGGCTCAGACACACACACCGGGCTGG GTTTCAGATCTCTTAGTTTTGGGTGCCCAAGTTCACGGAGGGTGCCGGGGAATAGAAGCTCTGTCAGTCTCATCTGGATCTTGGTCCTCAGCAACTGTCTGGATCCTGACAG tGCAGTAA
- the TP53AIP1 gene encoding p53-regulated apoptosis-inducing protein 1 isoform X1, producing MGSSSEASFRSAQASCSGARRQGPGRGDQSLSVMPPNGRAQTHTPGWVSDLLVLGAQVHGGCRGIEALSVSSGSWSSATVWILTGLGLGLSRPFLPGATVLRDRPLGSAFELSYDQKKAPLRLQ from the exons ATGGGATCTTCCTCTGAGGCGAGCTTCAGATCTGCTCAAGCTTCCTGCAGTGGGGCCAGGAGGCAGGGCCCGGGCAGGGGAGACCAGAGCCTCTCGGTGATGCCTCCGAATGGCAGGGCTCAGACACACACACCGGGCTGG GTTTCAGATCTCTTAGTTTTGGGTGCCCAAGTTCACGGAGGGTGCCGGGGAATAGAAGCTCTGTCAGTCTCATCTGGATCTTGGTCCTCAGCAACTGTCTGGATCCTGACAG GCCTTGGTCTAGGTCTCTCCAGGCCTTTCCTTCCTGGAGCCACAGTGCTTAGAGACAGGCCACTGGGGTCAGCATTTGAGCTCAGCTATGATCAGAAAAAAGCAccgttgaggttgcagtga